One Spinacia oleracea cultivar Varoflay chromosome 4, BTI_SOV_V1, whole genome shotgun sequence DNA segment encodes these proteins:
- the LOC130471623 gene encoding uncharacterized protein, with amino-acid sequence MTTGEMTIAEMKAAYEKAQAELAQERASNETLQKELESVKSNKHQSRYKGGKPKKLTFEMPDDFEDVTDDEEETREEEDKEAPDPVTQRLNKMDARMTKHYSRLMKLMTRFPGAPTPVETEPTDGYAVSPFCEAIARVTVPHTLRLPTWTTLYDGTSDPYRHVNFYKQRMWQIGIPHDLVEPVMCKSFGGTLDGAALEWLTNVPPRSISCLSDLINAFYQQFASSRQLEKQTSDLYRTAIEAFKRGLIPNSELYREITKYPCATFEEVRSRATAQMRIEDDEVIRTASQRSIGGSSDRRSYTPRNNNWRHQPYVRQNQVQSVNQYYDTNNVYRNERVEHPNISDYGFNVDIGGVVNALQNVGGTVRWPRKNDRPNSMKDMSKWCDFHRDNGHTTEECISLRKEVAYLLKRGHLKELLSDKGKETFSKEQTTLPGPATSSERPDPPPFSKVVNVISGGSDICGLTSSAAKKINRGESETVEEGQTEDEVALHRSLTAMAITFDDSDSVDTQREHHDGLVISLPIGNALIKRILVDNGSSANVLFLEALQEMGLEEKNIVRRSTVLVGFSGEALRTVGEISLPTYAEGVNMMTKFNVVDCPSAYNVILGRPWIHKMKAVPSTYHQSIKFPTKWGVMEIKGQQRDAKKCYETALKPSKSPI; translated from the exons AAGCACCAGTCCCGCTACAAAGGTGGGAAGCCAAAAAAGCTAACGTTCGAGATGCCCGATGACTTTGAAGATGTGACCGACGATGAGGAGGAAACCCGTGAGGAAGAAGACAAAGAAGCTCCCGATCCGGTGACCCAACGCCTGAACAAGATGGATGCACGCATGACAAAGCACTATTCCCGCCTGATGAAGTTGATGACCAGGTTCCCCGGGGCACCTACACCAGTGGAGACCGAGCCGACCGACGGGTACGCCGTGTCGCCGTTCTGTGAAGCGATCGCTAGAGTGACAGTTCCGCACACACTCCGGCTCCCAACCTGGACCACCCTGTACGACGGGACATCCGACCCCTATAGGCACGTCAACTTCTACAAGCAGCGCATGTGGCAGATCGGGATTCCGCACGACCTAGTGGAACCTGTTATGTGCAAATCATTCGGCGGCACCCTTGATGGAGCAGCTTTGGAATGGCTCACGAACGTCCCTCCCAGATCCATCTCCTGTTTGTCCGACCTCATCAACGCCTTCTATCAACAATTCGCCAGCAGTCGCCAGTTAGAAAAACAAACCAGTGATCTCTATCG GACTGCTATTGAGGCGTTCAAGAGAGGCCTCATCCCCAATTCGGAGCTATACCGGGAaataaccaaatacccctgtgCAACTTTCGAAGAGGTGCGATCAAGGGCCACCGCTCAGATGCGAATCGAAGACGACGAGGTTATCCGAACAGCATCTCAACGATCGATAGGGGGCAGCAGCGACAGAAGATCGTACACCCCAAGGAACAACAATTGGCGACACCAACCATATGTTCGGCAAAACCAGGTACAAAGTGTCAATCAGTATTATGATACTAACAATGTTTACAGGAACGAGCGGGTCGAACACCCTAACATCTCCGACTACGGCTTCAACGTCGACATTGGAGGTGTGGTGAACGCCCTTCAAAATGTAGGTGGAACAGTCAGATGGCCCCGGAAGAACGACAGACCGAACTCCATGAAGGACATGAGCAAATGGTGCGACTTCCACCGCGACAACGGACACACAACCGAGGAGTGCATCTCCCTCAGAAAGGAAGTCGCATACCTCCTGAAACGGGGGCATCTAAAGGAACTGTTGAGCGACAAGGGAAAAGAAACATTTTCCAAAGAGCAAACCACCCTGCCCGGCCCAGCGACAAGCAGCGAGCGACCAGACCCACCACCATTCAGTAAAGTGGTAAATGTTATTTCCGGTGGTTCAGATATTTGTGGACTAACCtcttctgcagctaaaaaaATTAACAGGGGAGAATCTGAGACCGTAGAAGAGGGACAAACCGAAGACGAGGTCGCACTACACAGGTCCCTGACCGCAATGGCTATCACTTTCGACGATTCAGATTCTGTAGATACACAGCGGGAGCACCACGACGGGTTGGTAATATCGCTCCCAATAGGGAACGCATTGATCAAAAGGATACTGGTCGACAACGGAAGCTCAGCCAACGTACTGTTCTTGGaagcactacaagaaatgggATTAGAAGAGAAAAACATAGTAAGGAGATCAACAGTTCTGGTAGGGTTCAGTGGAGAAGCACTACGGACGGTAGGAGAGATATCGCTGCCTACATACGCAGAAGGCGTCAACATGATGACCAAGTTCAACGTCGTCGATTGTCCATCAGCGTACAACGTCATCCTAGGACgaccatggatccacaaaatgaagGCAGTGCCATCAACATATCACCAATCAATCAAGTTTCCAACCAAGTGGGGggtcatggaaatcaaagggCAGCAAAGGGATGCGAAGAAATGTTACGAGACAGCACTGAAACCATCCAAGTCACccatctag